One Triticum dicoccoides isolate Atlit2015 ecotype Zavitan chromosome 5B, WEW_v2.0, whole genome shotgun sequence genomic window carries:
- the LOC119312104 gene encoding uncharacterized protein LOC119312104, translated as MDMDSPPVPVPMPPPKRTDLSLTLAPAAQSVAEADGGAGAAGDGACTDGKDVRLFPCLFCNKKFLKSQALGGHQNAHKKERSIGWNPYFYMPPTSSAHLHANAAPPNSSGATASGPYAGSGAAGGGGGVGSTVPGVAAGGAAHAYASRAYAALPTTFPIASHSSIMVGSDRLQYYAPPQGAAPTSAAAGDLYSGSGSGMQQVSRFAEYQQQLLGGAAVSSSSERAMMSAAEQPGAGRDELIDMLNWRRGCHGPTASAAATTPSPASTTTTLTSGGGSNYYNNGEDAEEELDLNLSL; from the coding sequence atggaCATGGACTCGCCCCCTGTGCCCGTGCCGATGCCGCCGCCCAAGCGGACCGACCTCTCGCTTACGCTGGCGCCCGCGGCGCAGTCCGTCGCCGAGGCCGATgggggcgccggggcggccggcgaTGGCGCCTGCACCGACGGCAAGGACGTGCGCCTCTTCCCCTGCCTCTTCTGCAACAAGAAGTTCCTCAAGTCGCAGGCGCTCGGCGGCCACCAGAACGCGCACAAGAAGGAGCGCAGCATCGGCTGGAACCCCTACTTCTACATGCCGCCCACCTCCTCCGCGCACCTCCACGCCAATGCCGCGCCGCCCAACTCGTCCGGCGCCACGGCCTCGGGGCCCTACGCCGGCTCTGgcgctgccggcggcggcggcggcgtgggctccACCGTGCCTGGCGTGGCCGCGGGCGGCGCGGCGCACGCCTACGCCAGCCGTGCCTACGCGGCCTTGCCCACGACGTTCCCAATCGCGTCCCACAGCTCCATCATGGTCGGCTCCGACCGGCTCCAGTACTACGCGCCGCCACAGGGCGCGGCGCCGacatcggcggcggcgggcgacctgtacagcggcagcggcagcggcatgcaGCAGGTGTCCCGCTTCGCCGAGTACCAGCAGCAGCTCCTGGGCGGCGCGGCCGTCAGCAGCAGCAGCGAGCGCGCGATGATGTCCGCGGCCGAGCAGCCGGGCGCCGGGCGCGACGAGCTGATCGACATGCTCAACTGGAGGCGGGGCTGCCACGGGCCGACCGCCTCGGCGGCCGCCACCACCCCGTCGCCGGCCAGCACCACCACCACGCTCACCTCCGGAGGCGGCAGCAACTACTACAACAACGGCGAGGATGCCGAGGAGGAGCTGGACCTCAACTTGAGCCTGTAG